A genomic region of Trypanosoma brucei brucei TREU927 chromosome 3, complete sequence contains the following coding sequences:
- a CDS encoding RNA-binding protein, putative (similar to SP:O14102: Spliceosome-associated protein 49. {Schizosaccharomyces pombe}): MTTFKREDLRRVFFSDLSDQCNEDIIHELCTQFGPVANIVWPTSSNLGGTQQMTFCFADFYNAEDAKYCFEALHRSRTKLFGKELRVSHASTDVHQKEIGSRSSNRHVVHELHEIGAKVVVRGVDLSVTEYELTSFFAQFGNFAVPPRMVRDFDGNFRGVVILSYDDFASSDRVIEEMHQKIYRDRPISVTYAELPDGSGRLHGTAEERANAALFREEARKHEERIAREQQEHERERTRKRQQNTSWAAGIDPYARVR; this comes from the coding sequence ATGACCACGTTCAAGCGGGAAGACCTCCGTCGTGTCTTTTTTAGTGATCTCTCTGATCAGTGCAATGAAGATATCATACATGAACTTTGCACGCAGTTTGGGCCTGTTGCCAACATTGTTTGGCCAACGTCAAGTAATCTCGGTGGTACGCAGCAGATgacattttgttttgcggATTTCTACAACGCAGAGGATGCCAAATATTGCTTTGAGGCTCTACATCGCAGTCGAACAAAATTGTTTGGAAAGGAACTGCGCGTTTCCCACGCAAGTACGGATGTGCACCAGAAGGAAATCGGTTCGCGTTCGAGTAACCGGCATGTTGTTCACGAACTGCACGAGATTGGCGCAAAAGTTGTTGTCCGTGGCGTTGATCTTAGCGTAACTGAGTACGAACTGACTTCATTCTTCGCGCAGTTCGGGAATTTCGCCGTCCCCCCACGGATGGTACGCGACTTTGACGGAAACTTCCGAGGTGTTGTCATTCTCTCTTACGATGATTTTGCCTCTAGCGACCGTGTCATTGAAGAAATGCATCAAAAGATATATCGGGATCGTCCTATATCTGTTACCTACGCTGAGCTGCCCGACGGAAGCGGAAGATTGCATGGTACAGCGGAAGAACGGGCGAATGCGGCACTGTTCCGCGAAGAGGCGAGAAAACATGAGGAGCGCATCGCTCGTGAGCAGCAGGAGCACGAACGGGAACGCACACGCAAACGGCAGCAAAACACATCGTGGGCTGCAGGTATCGACCCCTACGCTCGCGTACGTTAG
- a CDS encoding ADP-ribosylation factor GTPase activating protein, putative (similar to Centaurin beta 5 (Cnt-b5) (Swiss-Prot:Q96P50) [Homo sapiens]) → MTEKENGNKDKRRKEKHRKHHRDRRESCNGVVNSSAAKTRPETAVAIEGADEEVENWDENRTRVDQLCQTYPNNMCNDCNNAGTRWASVNHGVFLCIRCSGIHRSLGVHVSKVKSANMDKWSAAEVHLMELIGNQRAKLLYEAHLPKDMKPMTFAESDATLQTFIQRKYQEKAFSVEAVDEKLRQYHKEARYGKKPKRNSSASRKKKANDGANDKAERSLKGEDTIKALYGSNAEVISKMSKRTGPIRGTFGVVNVGPEAYDERRKTLLEQFGFS, encoded by the coding sequence ATgacggaaaaggaaaatggaaacaaagaTAAGAGGCGGAAGGAGAAGCATCGCAAACATCATCGTGACCGCCGCGAAAGTTGTAATGGTGTTGTTAACTCATCTGCAGCCAAAACTAGGCCCGAAACTGCTGTGGCAATAGAGGGTGCGGATGAGGAAGTGGAGAACTGGGATGAAAACCGTACACGGGTTGATCAACTCTGTCAAACCTACCCGAACAACATGTGCAACGACTGCAACAACGCTGGAACTCGCTGGGCCTCGGTTAATCACGGCGTGTTTTTATGCATTCGGTGCTCCGGCATCCATCGCTCACTGGGCGTCCACGTGTCGAAGGTGAAGTCAGCTAACATGGACAAGTGGAGTGCAGCAGAGGTTCATTTGATGGAACTCATAGGCAATCAACGGGCAAAGTTACTTTACGAGGCGCATCTTCCTAAAGATATGAAGCCCATGACGTTTGCAGAGTCTGATGCTACTCTACAAACTTTTATCCAGCGGAAGTATCAGGAAAAAGCATTTTCTGTGGAGGCCGTAGATGAGAAACTTCGCCAGTACCATAAAGAAGCGCGGTACGGGAAGAAACCGAAGCGGAATAGCAGCGCGagtcgtaaaaaaaaagcgaatgACGGAGCGAACGACAAAGCCGAGAGGAGTTTGAAGGGGGAGGACACAATCAAGGCGTTATATGGCTCCAATGCGGAGGTTATATCTAAAATGTCAAAGAGGACGGGACCCATTCGTGGGACTTTTGGAGTAGTGAATGTTGGACCGGAAGCGTACGATGAGCGGCGCAAGACACTTCTGGAGCAGTTTGGCTTTTCTTGa
- a CDS encoding Hsc70-interacting protein (Hip), putative, whose amino-acid sequence MHTLSSCDFEALNRVLDFLRLHPSEIHRDEFNGLREFLTSLGATLSPRTYEPNTTAGPEANEEDTASEPDEELWKLEDVADDGIPAGSGDPSPEQEEKAMELKAAAADCAADGRLDEAVDLLAQALRLVPGKAMYWSQRASYLLECKRPGAALRDANRALSLNPENVRALRVRGTVNRHLGKWEDALKDLSEAQTVDYDEKTDALLRLVQEKANARRQSRRRKEEEREAKRQEALRRQREMEMQREEEEERRQNQRQAPPSGGFPGGFPGGMPGGFPGGMEEIMKDPEILEAMRNPEIASKFSTLMQNPMAALGMMSDPQMGPLLQKVMSKVMGGGFPGAGMPGSGFPGGGMSGQGFASSPDATPGTTNSAPPKGPLHDPDELD is encoded by the coding sequence atGCATACTCTGTCCTCATGTGATTTTGAGGCGTTGAATCGTGTGTTGGACTTTTTGCGCCTCCACCCCAGTGAAATCCACAGGGACGAATTTAATGGACTTCGCGAATTCTTAACGTCACTGGGCGCCACTCTTTCTCCCAGAACATATGAACCCAACACGACTGCGGGACCAGAGGCAAATGAAGAGGACACAGCGAGTGAACCGGATGAAGAACTATGGAAGTTGGAAGACGTGGCGGATGATGGGATTCCAGCAGGCAGTGGAGATCCTTCACCTGAGCAGGAGGAGAAAGCGATGGAGctcaaagcagcagcggccgaCTGCGCGGCTGATGGTCGACTTGACGAGGCTGTTGACTTACTCGCTCAGGCACTTCGCCTGGTGCCGGGAAAGGCAATGTATTGGTCACAGCGCGCAAGTTATTTGCTTGAGTGCAAGCGTCCCGGTGCTGCATTGCGTGACGCCAACAGGGCACTCTCTCTTAACCCTGAAAATGTACGTGCTTTGCGCGTCCGGGGAACAGTGAATCGCCACCTGGGAAAGTGGGAGGACGCACTCAAAGACCTGAGTGAGGCACAAACTGTCGATTACGACGAGAAGACGGATGCACTGCTTCGGCTGGTCCAGGAAAAGGCAAATGCACGGCGACAGTCACGTCgtcggaaggaggaagagcggGAGGCAAAGCGACAAGAGGCCCTCCGCCGCCAGCGCGAGATGGAAATGCAacgagaggaggaggaggagcgacGACAAAACCAGCGGCAGGCACCTCCATCAGGGGGATTCCCCGGAGGATTCCCAGGCGGAATGCCAGGCGGGTTCCCGGGTGGAATGGAGGAAATTATGAAGGACCCGGAAATCTTGGAAGCCATGCGGAATCCGGAGATTGCGTCTAAGTTCTCTACTCTCATGCAGAACCCTATGGCTGCTCTGGGGATGATGAGTGATCCCCAAATGGGTCCTCTGCTTCAGAAAGTTATGTCAAAAGTGATGGGTGGTGGATTCCCGGGTGCGGGAATGCCGGGTTCTGGTTTCCCGGGAGGAGGCATGTCAGGTCAGGGGTTTGCTTCTTCACCAGACGCAACACCCGGTACCACGAATTCGGCCCCACCTAAGGGACCACTTCATGACCCTGACGAGTTGGATTAA